The Deinobacterium chartae genome includes a window with the following:
- a CDS encoding phosphatase PAP2 family protein, producing MDTIAGIQQVLGPNWQSFFLFITQLGSDYAYIAVLTLYYWLVDPRMGRALGVFFGLSVTVNEALKPLLDLKRPYEVNPGIASEAARLTAGPLNEHHPGFPSGHAQVTATLWLTMAWQQRRRWLWIVATVLVLLVSFSRLYLGVHYPIDVLAGLGIGVLLAWLAWRSGLLTVTAALAWGAVVVALVVGSLLPEWARGLAIGSAFLVSRPTFDPPRSWPARIGVAAVGLIAVVAVFLGSSLLLPEEIKRSGWGSFLRYFVLVLLATEGVPRLMRLPASRRAGYASAG from the coding sequence ATGGACACCATCGCGGGGATTCAGCAGGTTCTGGGGCCGAACTGGCAGTCCTTCTTCCTATTCATAACCCAACTGGGTTCGGATTACGCCTACATCGCCGTTCTCACGCTGTACTACTGGCTGGTCGACCCACGCATGGGCCGCGCACTCGGGGTGTTTTTTGGCCTGAGCGTCACGGTTAACGAGGCACTCAAGCCGCTGCTGGACCTGAAACGTCCCTACGAGGTCAATCCGGGTATCGCCAGCGAAGCGGCCCGCCTGACCGCCGGGCCCCTCAACGAGCACCATCCGGGCTTTCCCAGCGGGCACGCCCAGGTCACCGCGACGCTGTGGCTGACCATGGCCTGGCAGCAGCGCCGACGCTGGCTGTGGATCGTCGCAACCGTGCTGGTGCTGCTGGTCAGTTTCTCGCGCCTGTACCTGGGCGTGCACTACCCGATCGACGTGCTGGCCGGACTGGGCATCGGCGTGTTGCTGGCGTGGCTGGCATGGCGCAGCGGCCTGCTGACCGTGACCGCGGCCCTGGCCTGGGGCGCGGTGGTGGTGGCCCTGGTCGTCGGAAGCCTGCTGCCCGAGTGGGCACGTGGACTGGCCATCGGCTCGGCCTTCTTGGTCTCGCGTCCGACCTTCGATCCGCCGCGCAGCTGGCCCGCGCGCATCGGGGTGGCGGCCGTCGGCCTGATCGCGGTGGTCGCGGTGTTCCTCGGCAGCTCGCTGTTGCTGCCCGAAGAGATCAAACGCAGCGGCTGGGGCAGCTTCCTGCGCTACTTCGTGCTGGTGCTGCTGGCTACCGAAGGCGTACCGCGCCTGATGCGGCTTCCGGCCTCGAGGCGCGCAGGGTACGCCTCGGCCGGGTGA